The following DNA comes from Hordeum vulgare subsp. vulgare chromosome 3H, MorexV3_pseudomolecules_assembly, whole genome shotgun sequence.
ggcgccgagcccaccgccacccatgctgccaaggccaccgccacccattgtgcggatcatggctctttttttaatcaacacttcttcacgggcaaggttgacatattccttttgcgcatcattgaacaaagatgtgtccaagaagaacaagtgcttttcccattccaacaacttagctcgctcctccatgcccaccttcctctcctccaatgccactttcctctcctcggtggccaccctcctctcctcggccgcggcatcttggttccttgccattttcctcacctcgttggcttattttcttgccttcacaatagcttccatagcatttgtgagctcatcatctcctttcctcttcttcttttcggttttgTCCTTCTTGCACCCATCCGGTCGTTTTGGTTTCGAGTATGAAACCGAGTTGGGTGTGGAGCTTCTCTTGCCGTCATCAGTTGAtgcatcctcctcctcatcatcatcattcaactcaaTTGTGCGCTTGTGtttgttgctcaaatgcaaatcatccaaatcttcacgcttcttccatttctcatcatccttcaacacttcgtagcaatgaggcaaggtaaagatttttcctttcttgatcttccccttcttggttgtcctcgtctcttctttgaacaagttttgggcaatgttgtactacaagaaaaacaaaacaagttagcacttcggacaccaaaaacaagtatgatgaacatgtatgagatgccacttactctatcatcctcatttgtgccacttgggttaagcttgtcaactaccttttgtgcggccgcccatttttgacaatccgagttgattgtcaaccatcgggaccgaagtgatctctcggagcggtcaattccactcacgttctgagcatcaaagtgttctttcattcgcccccaataagcatctctactttgatcacctccaacggatggatccctcgacacttgcaaccaagtattgcatagtAATTTGTCATCGTTGGTGGTGTAATCGCCCGCTCTTCCTTTCGGCGCCTCGATAATCCCTCAccctcctcgtccacctcaaactcatggtcgcccaaatggatgtcattggtttgagaccaatgcgaattgttggacccaacacccatagttgacatgtatgcatcatcGTTGAGACTACAAAGTTTTGTGACAATGCAAATAagctatctatatgatgatgcattgaaaaaataacaagaaaataaaagttggaatttttttcaccttgggggcatttcatcgaacacgtggtgcgcgtccgccgccggctcaacgagtgagctcgccggcgcttcggTAGACGCCGTGCCCGGCCGGCGCACTGCAACCTTCTTCTTCGGCTTCGAGCTGCCGGAGCCgtccgtcgtcttcttcttcgtggATGTTTTTCCTTTCTTCCGCTCCAACGGTGTggcggcggcacgggacggcgccagcgcgacgccacccgtcggcgtggtcatccgcggcggcaagaagaggctgcgcgcgaggccgacggtcggcggagctccggcggcggcggcgccagcgCCAACGCCCgccgcgctagggttttcggcggaggcggcggctgcggcagcggccgggggggggggggggtcgcggctgtacagcggggtcagcggggcgccggtgtgcgcgtccatggtggcaggGGCGCTGGCGCCGGCGCGCGCGGGAGAAAGGAGGAAGAATAGGGAGAGTTCGCGCGCGCGCTCGAGTCTGACGCGCGCCGAAGTGGACGCCCGAAATACACAGCGCGGGATGGAGCTATGACCAGCGCGTCCAAATCGTTTTAGCGCGCGCGGTTTTagcgcgcccgctggagctgtccgccgcgttgcgcgcgcgctaTATTTACTTTTTTTATCGCGTGGCActagtatagcgcggctgttggagatgctcttaagccACGTCTTAAATAACGTGTTCACCGGACATTTTTTGGCTCACATGTTATAATTTTTCTTTGACGTCGTAACTCCTCAAAGTTGCCACGGTCACAAGTGACAACGAGCCTCACACATCTCACTTGTCAAACCAGAACATATGCTCGAAAACACATCCGTTTGCATCCGAATATCCCCTTTTGTTATCTGCCTATATGCACGACGGCCGCCGGCACACACCGAAAGCGTACGCCGGCGACGACGCGCGTTGAGGGGGACTTGACCATGCACGGTGAGCCAGTCATTACATCACTCGGGCTCGGCCACTCCGAAGTCTGGAGTCTGAACTGAAGCGATCCCTTCTTCCTCACACCTTCCGGGAACCTTCCCCTCACCTTCCCGCCCGCTCCGGCATTGCGGCGGGCTATATAAGCCGGTCGACCCCTCGTCCTCTCGAGCCAAAACACACCCACACAtccaccccctctccctctccatctccttctccttcctccagctCGAGGAAATTGAtacgccgaggaggaggagaaagcgaAAGGAACTCTTGTTTGTTTGCATTCGGGAAGTGACGCCGGCGATCGAGATGGCGGCGCACAAGCGGCTCCACGACGGGTTCGAGCAGGACGCCGACCAGCCCGAGAAGAAGCGGATGGAGCGCTCGGTCTCCTTCTCCACGTGAGCCTCCTTCCGACCCGCCGTCTGTTGGTTCTTCGTGTGCCTTTGTTCGTTCATGGAGGCGTTTGCTGATTCTTCCATGGCGTCTGTGTATTTGGGGGTTACTGCAGGGTGATCAGGGAGGCCATGGTGATGAAGCAGGTGCAGAGTGTGTTCCTCGTGCTGGAGCCTCTCCTCCGCAGAGTGGTAAGCAGAGCCGTCCGGATTGCTGCTTGGTTCTTCTATCCTTGCCCTGTTCTTGGGATCGAGTGTTCTGATCGATTGCTCTGTTTCTTGATGGCGCCAGGTGCAAGAGGAGATCCAGGCGGGGCTGGTGCGTAGCCCGCGCTACATCGAGAGGTCGTCGCCGGAGACGCCGTCGCCGTCAGCACAGCCGCCGGCGTGGAGGCTGGAGTTCCTGCGCCCGCCGATGCTGCCGATCTTCACCGGCAGCACGATCGTGGACGTGAAGGGCGAGCCGCTCCAGGTCATCCTCGTTGACGCGGACACCGGCTCGCCCTGCGGCGCGCTCCCGCAGTTCATGCGCGTCGAGCTGGTGCCGCTCTTCGGCGACTTCGCCGCGGACGGCCGCGACGAGTGGACGGCCGGCGAGTTCGCCCGGAACATCGTCAAGGAGCGTGACGGGAAGCGCCCGCTCCTCACCGGCGACGTCGGCCTCGGCATGCGCGACGGGCGCGCCGTCGTCAACGACCTCCAGTTCACCGACAACTCCTCCTGGGTCCGCTGCCGCAAGTTCCGCATCGGCGCGCGCGTGGCGCCGGGCGGCTACGACGGCGGCAGGGTCGCCGAGGCCATGACCGACGCCTTCAACGTCCGTGACCACCGCGGCGAACGTAAGTCGACGCAAACTCCGATGCTCGCTCAAATTATTCTGCCGTGAACTGCGCGTGCTCATTCTTTGCGGCGATCTTGGTGCATACGCATGCAGTGTACCGGAAGCACTACCCGCCGGCGCTCGGCGACGAGGTGTGGCGGCTGGAGAAGATCGGCAAGGTGGGGGCCTTCCACCGGAAGCTGCGGGAGCACGGCGTGGAGACGGTACAGGAGTTCCTCCGGATGCTCACCGTGAAGCCGGACGTGCTCCGCGCCATAATGGGCGACGGCATGACCGACCGCATGTGGGAGGCCACCACGAACCACGCCAAGACGTGCCACGCCGGCGACAAGGTGTACGCGTACGCCGGGCAGCACGGCGCCGTCGTCTACGTCAACTCCATCCACCAGCTGGTCAGGCTCGAGTTCGCCGGCGTCGAGTGCGCGGCGCAGCAGCTGAGCAGGGACCAGAAGGCGTACGTGCAGCAGCTGTACGTGGAGGCGTTCGAGCAGCGGGCGAATCTCCTGGAGGCCGATCCCCCCACCGCCATGCCCATCCacgccagcaccagcaccagcaccagcaccaacaGCCTCCCAATGCTGCAGAGTAAGCAACACATATCCCACCAACAATTCTTCATCAAGCTTCTGATGAAAATCATGCTCTGTTTTTATTCTGAATCCTAACGTCGAATGTTCCAAAACCTTCTTGTTTGTTTCAGACGCATCGCCGGTCGCGCCTCTTTCGGCCAACCCGATCTGGTACCAGGGCACCCCGGGGATGGACTTCCAGATCGTCGACCAGAATGACAGCTTCAACTTCCAGATGGACTTTCAGAACAACTTCGGCTAAgatgcaagaggaggaggagggcagagtTTCAGATGTGTACATTAACCATTACCActactatctatctatctatgcaaGAATGTGTGTCAGTGTTCAGTTCAGTTCAGTTAGTCCAAGGCTAGGTGGACATGAGCGGCCCTCGCCGCCCGCCGAGCATGTGCTCAAGCATCCGCGGGCGGCGACAAAGAGGCGGTCGAGTGAAATTCTTTGGTTTATTCGTATGCTTTGTTGTAGTTTCATCATCTTCTCCTGCAATGCAAAGTTGTAGGGCGTGTGTTGGTTGGTTGGTTTGGCGTCCATGGTGACGGTGTCCCTTGTAATGTAATGTTGGGGGTGGCAACTTCACCTTTTTCTAGCATTTCCACAAGTTTTTGGGGTCTTGTAAATTCCAAGTCTCAATAAAGGGAGCAAGCAATTGCCTTCTTGTACAGAACAATCATACTGCACTTGTCTTTGGTTTACCAACAACATTTTCGTGCTCTGGTGGCATGTTACTGCTTGGATGAAGCACTCTAAGGTAAGATGATGCATGCCACCTGTGAACTAGACGTGGACAtcgaagaagaaattcaagatgcATTATGAAAATGTACGATGAAAATTCCTGTTTAAAAAAAGATGACTAAATCAAATCCAGACACATTCGTATCCAAGTAGATGGAAATGGTTTTACAACCTTCATAAGATCAGATGTATAACAACACAATTTTCTGTCCGATAAAAGGACCTTGCAGAAAACAAAAGGGCACAGTGGTGAGAAGTCAAGTCAAGCCAAGCGTTTGCGCGTAAACGAAATGCGACAGGGACATGAACCTCCTGTCTTTTGTCGATGATGCCGGTTCCATGTTCCCTAGGCAAAAAAACAGAGCAAGGATGCAAAGCAGAGCACCCTTGATTCGTTCCAaatgtgaacccaacaaagaaaaCTATTCGTTGCCCCATAGAGGGTGCTAATGAAGGTGAATCATCCGACGGTTTCACACTAAAACATCACCAGCATCTACAGCCCCTTTGGATGCTAAAGAGGGGAAGTTTAGCAGGAATATGAATGGACGCAGGTATGGTTTCCTGCTAATAattcagttgaagaatttgtaaatCCGTCGTAGAAGGACCTTTGAATTACTTCCTACGTcataaaataaatgtcttaactttgtatcaactttagtacaaagttgtattaaaattgagacacttattttaaaactGAGGAAGTATTTATTTTTACGGTCATGGATAATCTCGGAAACTAAGTCTAACTTGAACTCAATAACCGTCTAATTTTACATGGATATTCGTGTGGATTTttaccttttttttctctctatttcatctcttgATACGAATATCGATGTAAAAAACGCACCTCTTGTCACTTAGGGCATCTCCGACGCTGACCCGCAAATCGGACATCACATCCATTCGCGGACTTGGGAGGACAAGTCCGCGGACGAAACCGACCATCcaaagctagccacatatatttGAAACCGTGTTTCAACAAACCGGACGAATTAAATGCAAATTGATTGATTTCATTTAAACAGGACAAAAACATTTATATTTTAGACATATTTTTACTAAACTATACCAGACTATGATAAAACTAGTCTATGGCGGGCCGCGGCCTTCACTCTCACTGTATGTCTTCCCTATATCCGACAACCCGCTCGTCGGACTATCAGGAGTCCTAGAGGGATATGCTTCAACGGAAGGGGAAGAGTAGCCTCCCTCTGCCGCCACAAAGCACTAACCAGAGTTGGTTTTTTGGGAGAGTAAGACAGTTGTCATGGCCTACGCCCGTACGACGAGGGCAAGACACTAGCTGTCCAACCTGGTGGCACGATGGCGATGGCCTTCGTGGGCCCCAAGCTGGGACAACCTCCCATTATCTGCTTTCCCTTGCTGTCTACCATGACCTCGGACGTGCCAGCCTCTACAGACATAGCTGCTTTTCCCGACTGACTGATGGCTGCCGCCAATGCTCGCGGTGGATTTGCCAAGAGACGGTGTTGGTTAGCCTAGATGGGCGAGGAGGGGTTAGTGATGGCAGTGGTGGCGCTGGATTCGGATGGTTTGCACGCAAGCTAACCAGTATTGAGCTGGCTCGCCACGCGACCTAGGCTGCTgcaatgctggagaactcatactAGCTAGAGGCCATGAGAGGTATtatagaaggaggagatggatggTAGGGGTGAGGTGTTTTTCTTGTTAGGAGTTTGGCCATTTTATATAGCATGCAGGTGTGAGGAGCCAATCGAAGACGTGTTTAACACACGTCCACACGGAAATTAACGTCCGACGCTAGGGGTGTCGGAGTAGGTTCCTCAGCGCATGCCCCATTTTAATGGTTAGGCGGGCAGACGAATGCCATTTCAATGCGAAAAGATGATGTGCGCAACGCTCTCAACTGACAAGCTGCTTCAATGTCCGCTCGGGGTCGTGTCCGCTCTGGGAGGCATTATGCGGGCAGCTCGCTTCTAGCGGGAAAGCGCACGTACACAAGAAAGGGGTTTTGCGAGGGCCGAGCCTTTCAAAAGCGTGTGTGACGTCGATCCGGGCGTCCGCAAAGTCCCCTCGGTTTGTTGTTAGATGCCACAACACGTGTGTACCACACGGTTTGGTGCGCATCCAAACTTTAAGGCGCTTcggtttttctttcattttttcttttttttcatttcttttagtttttctttgatttcctatatttcttcgtttttctttttttctctgatATACTATTATTTTCTTTGTCTTTCTCACCAGTTTCCTTTTTATTGAAATGTTTACTTTGTTTCAATTATTTTGTTTTGCTTGggtttatttgttttcttttatgttttcgtttgggtttcttcattttgCTTTTGTTTCACATTGTTTTCTCAGTACATAATATACATTTTTGGTGTACACATGAAACTTTTCTTGATACACATTGAAAATGTTTTAAATACATGATCTACATTTTTCTCGAATACATGTTTTGAACACTTTTTGAATACATGGTCAGCAGTTTTTTACATACATatttaacattttttgaatttttgaacaACATCTTTCAAATACTTGCTCAATATTGTTTGAAATCCTTGGTTAACAATTTTTTATACATTATCAAATAAATTCATCATTTTTAATTAGTATTCTAcattttttctatacacatttaataTTTCTCAAATACAAGATTAAAATTTTCTGAGTACATGGCCAATATTTATTATGTAGacactttaaaaaaaataaaaaatatatttattaaTGTATTTTAAAATCCAAAATTTCAAGTTTCTAATATAAGGTTAACATTTTTTCTATGCATATTTAACATTTTCAAACGTTGTATCAAAAATTTTCATACAATGTTAAAAGGAATTAATGCATGTTCAACATTTTTTCTATACATATTTTAACATTATCGAAATCTTTGATTAATACTTTTTAAATACTtgttcaattttttttcaaatacttgattaacattttttataCAATGATTAATTTCTTTCATTATTTTTATAATGCATGGTAAATACACGTTTTACATTTTTCAAATCCTTGGTTAACGTTTTTGAAATACTTGTTGAACATTTTTTAAGTGCTTGATTCATATGTTTCTATAAATTATCAAAAGATTTTACTTTTTTAAGACAAGGTCAACATTTTTTATACAcgtttaatattttttaaatggatgtttaacatttttcaagGCATTATGTAAAGTATATTTATATAACATATATGCTTAGAATATTTGAAAGTGTAAACAAAAGTAAACAAAATGGaataataaacaaaataaaaagtgaaaaaataggaaaaacggGGCAGTCTTCCTGGGCCAACCCATATGCTTGCGTGCATTGGGTGTGACTTTAGCGAGTCGGAAGCTCGAGTCGCTGCATGCGAGACATAGGCGCTTCCCATGAGGCCGTGACAGTGTCTTGGACTAGGGGGTTCTGCTGAGCTGGTCTACTCCATGGGCCGGGCTAGAGGCCCATCAAGGAGGAAGGACATCGTAGGCCCTAGAACGAGGCGTGAGCAAATTTGATTCGAACGAAGACTTGACGTGTACTCTAAGAAGGCAAGATTCGTTTGGCATGTAATCAGTACTTGGTAACCGACATTCATGTAACCCTTGATACCTTTGATGTCAATATAAATCAAAGTGTTTAGCCTGTAAAGGATACCCgtacacatcatcatcatccctAGGGCTTAGACCACAAACATACGATCTCAAAGTGGAGTTATTGTGTACGTGCTACATCAATAATATAACGAGAGCAAAACATAGTGTTTTGCCTCCATagagagggcctgaacctgggtaaaagccTCACGTTCCTTGTCTCCCTGTTACCATCGATCAGATCTCACAACTCGGGCCCCCATACTCGAGGTCAGTTGGTTTTGACATCGACATTGATACATTCATCAAGAGCTCGTTGTGCGATCAGCAGGATTGA
Coding sequences within:
- the LOC123439266 gene encoding calmodulin-binding protein 60 C-like, with protein sequence MAAHKRLHDGFEQDADQPEKKRMERSVSFSTVIREAMVMKQVQSVFLVLEPLLRRVVQEEIQAGLVRSPRYIERSSPETPSPSAQPPAWRLEFLRPPMLPIFTGSTIVDVKGEPLQVILVDADTGSPCGALPQFMRVELVPLFGDFAADGRDEWTAGEFARNIVKERDGKRPLLTGDVGLGMRDGRAVVNDLQFTDNSSWVRCRKFRIGARVAPGGYDGGRVAEAMTDAFNVRDHRGELYRKHYPPALGDEVWRLEKIGKVGAFHRKLREHGVETVQEFLRMLTVKPDVLRAIMGDGMTDRMWEATTNHAKTCHAGDKVYAYAGQHGAVVYVNSIHQLVRLEFAGVECAAQQLSRDQKAYVQQLYVEAFEQRANLLEADPPTAMPIHASTSTSTSTNSLPMLQNASPVAPLSANPIWYQGTPGMDFQIVDQNDSFNFQMDFQNNFG